From the Solanum pennellii chromosome 4, SPENNV200 genome, one window contains:
- the LOC114076834 gene encoding uncharacterized protein LOC114076834 — protein MNGRASSKNIVTWVHPFESFTMDNNCFKEMGEFREWVNEGRRPRNKDREIYVALFAKRFICDSNVVDNECDVNTHHIKFDSLLWKYGKMKLEKHITNSESESS, from the exons ATGAATGGAAGAGCCTCTTCCAAGAATATTGTAACGTGGGTTCATCCTTTTGAAAGTTTTACTATGGATAATAATTGCTTTAAGGAAATGGGTGAATTTAGAGAATGGGTGAATGAAGGTCGCAGACCACGCAACAA gGATCGTGAAATTTATGTTGCACTGTTTGCGAAAAGATTCATATGTGATAGCAATGTGGTTGACAATGAATGTGATGTCAATACACATCACATCAAGTTTGACTCGTTGTTGTGGAAGTATGGCAAGATGAAACTTGAGAAACATATTACAAACAGTGAATCTGAATCATCGTGA